From one Melospiza melodia melodia isolate bMelMel2 chromosome 4, bMelMel2.pri, whole genome shotgun sequence genomic stretch:
- the LRRC4 gene encoding leucine-rich repeat-containing protein 4 produces the protein MKLLWQVTVHHLRRHRRHRTWPGLLAASLTLHAWLLATAAASPGPQSCPSVCSCSNQFSKVVCTRRGLAEVPPGIPSNTRYLNLMENNIQMIQADTFRHLHHLEVLQLGRNAIRQIEVGAFNGLASLNTLELFDNWLTVIPSGAFEYLSKLRELWLRNNPIESIPSYAFNRVPSLMRLDLGELKKLEYISEGAFEGLYNLKYLNLGMCNIKDMPNLTPLVGLEELEMSGNNFPEIKPGSFHGLKSLKKLWIMNSQINLIERNAFDDLTALVELNLAHNNLSSLPHDLFAPLRYLVELHLHHNPWDCDCDILWLSWWLREYIPTNSTCCGRCHAPLHMRGRFLVEVDQTSFQCSAPFIMDAPADLNISEGRVAELRCRTPSMSSVRWLLPNGTVLSHASSHPRLSVLNDGTLNFSHVLLTDTGLYTCMVTNVAGNSNASAFLNVSTAELNTSNYSFFTTVTVETTEISPEDVSPKFTKPVPTTSTGYQPAYTTTTTVLVQTTRPPKQVAVPTADAGDKLQTSLDEVMKTTKIIIGCFVAVTLLAAAMLIVFYKLRKRHQQRSTVTAARTVEIIQVDEDIAPATAATPAAAPAGGAGEGAVVLPNIHEHLNYNTYKAAHGAHWTENALGNSLHPPGTTLADPYLIQTHPKEKVQETQI, from the coding sequence ATGAAGCTCTTGTGGCAGGTAACTGTGCACCACctccgccgccaccgccgccaccGCACCTGGCCGGGGCTCCTGGCCGCCTCCCTGACCCTGCACGCGTGGCTCCTGGCCACGGCCGCCGCCTCGCCgggcccccagagctgcccctccgTGTGCTCCTGCAGTAACCAGTTCAGCAAGGTGGTGTGCACGCGCCGCGGCCTGGCCGAGGTGCCCCCCGGCATCCCCTCCAACACCCGCTATCTCAACCTCATGGAGAACAACATCCAGATGATCCAGGCGGACACGTTCCGCCACCTGCACCACCtggaggtgctgcagctgggcaggaacGCCATCCGGCAGATCGAGGTGGGCGCCTTCAACGGCCTGGCCAGCCTCAACACCCTGGAGCTCTTCGACAACTGGCTGACGGTGATCCCCAGCGGGGCCTTCGAGTACCTGTCCAAGCTGCGCGAGCTGTGGCTGCGCAACAACCCCATCGAGAGCATCCCCAGCTACGCCTTCAACCGCGTGCCCTCCCTCATGCGCCTCGACCTGGGCGAGCTCAAGAAGCTCGAGTACATCTCCGAGGGCGCCTTCGAGGGCTTGTACAACCTCAAGTACCTCAACCTGGGGATGTGCAACATTAAGGACATGCCCAACCTGACGCCCTTGGTgggcctggaggagctggagatGTCGGGCAACAACTTCCCCGAGATCAAACCGGGCTCCTTCCACGGGCTCAAATCCCTCAAAAAGCTCTGGATTATGAACTCGCAGATCAACCTGATCGAGCGCAACGCCTTCGACGACCTGACGGCGCTGGTGGAGCTCAACCTGGCCCACAACAACCTGTCGTCCCTGCCCCACGACCTGTTCGCCCCGCTGCGCTACCTGGTGGAGCTGCACCTGCACCACAACCCCTGGGACTGCGACTGCGACATCCTCTGGCTGTCGTGGTGGCTGCGGGAGTACATCCCCACCAACTCCACCTGCTGCGGCCGCTGCCACGCCCCGCTGCACATGCGGGGCCGCTTCCTGGTGGAGGTGGACCAGACCTCCTTCCAGTGCTCGGCGCCCTTCATCATGGACGCGCCCGCGGACCTCAACATCTCGGAGGGGCGCGTGGCCGAGCTGCGCTGCCGGACGCCCTCCATGTCCTCGGTGCGGTGGCTGCTGCCCAACGGGACGGTGCTGAGCCACGCCTCGAGCCACCCGCGCCTCTCCGTGCTCAACGACGGCACCCTCAACTTCTCGCACGTGCTGCTGACCGACACCGGCCTCTACACCTGCATGGTGACCAACGTGGCCGGCAACTCCAACGCCTCGGCCTTCCTCAACGTCAGCACGGCCGAGCTCAACACCTCCAACTACAGCTTCTTCACCACCGTCACGGTGGAGACCACCGAGATCTCCCCCGAGGACGTGTCCCCCAAGTTCACCAAGCCCGTGCCCACCACGTCGACGGGCTACCAGCCGGCctacaccaccaccaccaccgtgCTGGTGCAGACCACGCGCCCGCCCAAGCAGGTGGCCGTGCCCACGGCCGACGCCGGCGACAAGCTGCAGACCAGCCTGGACGAGGTGATGAAGACCACCAAGATCATCATCGGCTGCTTCGTGGCCGTGACGCTGCTGGCCGCCGCCATGCTCATCGTCTTCTACAAGCTCCGCAAGCGCCACCAGCAGCGCAGCACCGTCACCGCCGCCCGCACCGTGGAGATCATCCAGGTGGACGAGGACATCGCGCCGGCCACCGCGGCCACgcccgcggccgccccggccgGCGGGGCAGGGGAGGGGGCCGTGGTGCTGCCCAACATCCACGAGCACCTCAACTACAACACCTACAAGGCCGCACACGGCGCCCACTGGACAGAGAACGCGCTGGGCAACTCCCTGCACCCCCCCGGGACCACCCTGGCCGACCCCTATTTAATCCAGACCCACCCCAAGGAGAAAGTTCAGGAAACCCAGATATGA